A single genomic interval of Mycolicibacterium holsaticum DSM 44478 = JCM 12374 harbors:
- a CDS encoding acyl-CoA dehydrogenase family protein, whose amino-acid sequence MAINLELPKKLEAVIEKAHQGAAEMLRPISRKWDLREHEYPVELDTLATLFEGISEAKTIAFAGAEAFRDGDSPKAANNNGANMSAVLNVMEISWGDVALMLSVPRQGLGNAAISSVATPEQLERLGKDVWAAMAITEPGFGSDSAAVSTTATLDGDEYVINGEKIFVTAGSRATHIVVWATLDKSLGRAAIKSFIVPREHPGVTVERLEDKLGIRASDTAVIRFDNVRIPKDNLLGSPEIHVDKGFAGVMETFDNTRPVVAAMAVGIARAALEELRKILTEAGVEISYDKPSHAQSAPAAEFLRMESDWEAAYLLMVRSAWQADNGIPNSKEASMGKAKAGRVASDITLKAVELAGTAGYSEHTLLEKWARDSKILDIFEGTQQIQLLVVARRLLGLSSAELK is encoded by the coding sequence ATGGCAATCAATCTGGAACTGCCGAAGAAACTCGAGGCAGTCATCGAGAAGGCGCACCAGGGTGCCGCCGAGATGCTGCGCCCGATCTCCCGCAAGTGGGACCTGCGCGAGCACGAATATCCCGTCGAACTCGATACGTTGGCCACCCTGTTCGAGGGCATCTCGGAGGCCAAGACCATCGCGTTCGCCGGCGCCGAAGCGTTCCGTGACGGCGACTCACCCAAGGCCGCCAACAACAACGGCGCCAACATGTCCGCGGTGCTCAACGTGATGGAGATCAGTTGGGGCGACGTAGCTTTGATGCTGTCGGTGCCGCGCCAGGGGCTCGGCAACGCCGCGATCAGCAGCGTGGCCACCCCCGAGCAGTTGGAGCGGCTCGGCAAGGACGTCTGGGCGGCGATGGCCATCACCGAGCCAGGTTTCGGCTCGGACTCGGCGGCGGTGTCGACCACGGCGACCCTCGACGGCGACGAGTACGTGATCAACGGCGAGAAGATCTTCGTCACCGCCGGTTCGCGCGCCACCCACATCGTGGTGTGGGCGACGCTGGACAAGTCGCTGGGCCGCGCGGCGATCAAGTCGTTCATCGTTCCGCGCGAGCATCCCGGTGTCACCGTCGAACGCCTCGAGGACAAACTGGGCATCAGGGCCTCCGACACCGCGGTGATCCGGTTCGACAACGTGCGGATCCCCAAAGACAACCTGCTCGGCAGCCCGGAGATCCACGTGGACAAGGGTTTTGCCGGGGTCATGGAGACCTTCGACAACACCCGCCCGGTCGTGGCGGCGATGGCCGTCGGTATCGCCCGCGCCGCGCTGGAGGAACTCCGCAAGATTCTCACCGAGGCGGGCGTAGAGATCTCCTACGACAAGCCGTCCCACGCCCAGAGTGCACCGGCCGCCGAGTTCCTGCGAATGGAGTCGGACTGGGAGGCCGCCTACCTGTTGATGGTGCGATCGGCATGGCAGGCCGACAACGGCATTCCGAACTCCAAGGAAGCCTCGATGGGCAAGGCCAAGGCTGGCCGCGTCGCCAGCGATATCACCCTCAAGGCCGTCGAATTGGCAGGCACCGCAGGCTATTCGGAGCACACCCTGCTGGAGAAGTGGGCCCGCGACAGCAAGATCCTGGACATCTTCGAGGGCACCCAGCAGATCCAGCTTCTGGTGGTGGCGCGCCGCCTGTTGGGCCTGTCGTCCGCCGAACTCAAGTAG